Proteins found in one Muntiacus reevesi chromosome 2, mMunRee1.1, whole genome shotgun sequence genomic segment:
- the TEX36 gene encoding testis-expressed protein 36: MVKGRRFNPPLDKDGRWFPHIGLTQKTPESITSMMLKESHSPRLSRQVEEKLPPIYKVREKQAVNNNFPFSDHDNRHSFQDSGFYFDSGLGRKKISPEKRQHVSRNFNLWACDYVPSCLDGFSNNQISYVYKEAVVVPIFRRFPRHHHEIWNAFKFMPQQSYTEFWKKNPKVRFLINKKTSSPLEP, encoded by the exons ATGGTCAAAGGGAGACGCTTCAACCCACCCTTAGACAAGGACGGAAGATGG TTCCCTCACATTGGACTAACACAAAAGACGCCAGAATCCATCACAAGTATGATGTTGAAAGAGTCCCATAGTCCACGTTTATCTCGGCAAGTGGAGGAGAAACTTCCGCCAATCTACAAAGTGCGGGAGAAG CAAGCAGTAAATAACAACTTCCCCTTCTCTGATCACGACAATCGTCACAGCTTTCAGGACTCTGGGTTCTACTTTGACTCT GGCTTGGGACGTAAGAAGATCTCCCCAGAAAAAAGGCAACACGTTTCAAGAAATTTCAATCTTTGGGCATGTGACTATGTTCCATCTTGTCTCGATGGCTTTTCAAATAACCAAATATCATATGTctataaggaagctgtggtggtCCCAATTTTCAGACGCTTTCCAAGACATCATCATGAGATATGGAACGCTTTTAAATTTATGCCCCAGCAAAGCTATACAGAGTTTTGGAAAAAGAATCCAAAAGTAAGGTTCCTGATTAACAAAAAGACCAGTTCTCCACTGGAGCCATAA